A single Panthera tigris isolate Pti1 chromosome A3, P.tigris_Pti1_mat1.1, whole genome shotgun sequence DNA region contains:
- the LOC102970856 gene encoding transcription elongation factor A protein-like 8, with protein MQKENEGKPQNMPKVEAHCPSEHVPQEAEGNPQPSEGISQETGSLRGGLTQPGLGFKEDTPMRHLDLEEIIRGVDEWERLKKEIRRVRNKFAMMHWKQRHSCSCSYPVCSRP; from the coding sequence atgcaaaaagaaaatgaaggaaaaccaCAGAACATGCCAAAGGTGGAGGCACACTGCCCTTCAGAACATGTAccacaggaggcagagggaaatcCTCAGCCTTCTGAAGGTATAAGCCAAGAAACAGGAAGCCTTAGAGGAGGGCTGACCCAACCTGGCTTGGGGTTTAAAGAGGACACTCCCATGAGGCATTTGGaccttgaagaaataataagagGCGTAGATGAGTGGGAAAGGCTTAAGAAAGAGATAAGAAGAGTAAGAAACAAGTTTGCGATGATGCATTGGAAGCAAAGACATTCATGCAGCTGTTCTTATCCTGTGTGTTCTAGAccgtaa